One genomic window of Streptomonospora nanhaiensis includes the following:
- a CDS encoding hemerythrin domain-containing protein yields MAGTDARGTDLIDVIISDHRAVEAVFTELEQGAPDPEHRRRLADHVITELVRHSVAEEQHMYPAARRVLDDGDEIVDHELEEHAEAEQVMKDLEGCAATDPRFEELLSTLMSDIRHHISDEEEDLLPRLRAACSPEELAELGAKVLKAKESAPTRPHPHAPDKPPANRILDPGAGMIDRMRDALAGRSS; encoded by the coding sequence ATGGCAGGCACCGACGCCCGGGGCACCGACCTCATCGACGTCATCATCTCCGACCACCGCGCGGTCGAGGCGGTGTTCACCGAGCTGGAGCAAGGCGCGCCCGACCCCGAGCACCGCCGGCGGCTGGCGGACCACGTCATCACCGAACTGGTGCGGCACTCGGTCGCCGAGGAGCAGCACATGTACCCGGCGGCCCGCCGTGTGCTCGACGACGGCGACGAGATCGTCGACCACGAACTGGAGGAGCACGCCGAGGCCGAGCAGGTGATGAAGGACCTGGAGGGGTGCGCGGCGACCGACCCCCGTTTCGAGGAGCTGCTCTCCACGCTGATGTCCGACATCCGGCACCACATCAGCGACGAGGAGGAGGACCTGCTGCCCCGGCTGCGTGCGGCCTGCTCGCCCGAGGAGCTGGCGGAGCTGGGCGCCAAGGTCCTCAAGGCCAAGGAGTCGGCTCCCACGAGGCCGCACCCGCACGCGCCCGACAAGCCTCCCGCCAACCGGATCCTGGACCCGGGCGCGGGGATGATCGACCGCATGCGCGACGCGCTGGCGGGCCGCAGCTCCTAG
- a CDS encoding MsnO8 family LLM class oxidoreductase gives MSVPVSLLDLAPINEGMTARDSFEASAAVARSADELGYRRIWYAEHHNMATIASSATSVLIAHIATLTRRIRLGAGGVMLPNHAPLTIAEQFGTLATLHPDRIDLGLGRAPGSDQNTMRALRRDPASADTFPQDVLELQGYLTGNSRIPGVDAIPGKGTNVPLYILGSSLFGARLAAALGLPYSFASHFAPAALQEAVALYRREFSPSDQLAEPYVIAGVNATAADTTEQAKEQAHLARRRMAAQLLARGRTLTPEEADAALDSPAGRQVMQMATYSAVGTPGEVREYLAWFAGHAEADELIVAPQAGTLEGRLRTVELVAQAMEATAG, from the coding sequence GTGTCCGTCCCCGTCTCCCTGCTCGACCTGGCGCCCATCAACGAGGGCATGACCGCACGCGACAGCTTCGAAGCCAGCGCGGCCGTGGCCCGCAGCGCCGACGAACTGGGCTACCGGCGGATCTGGTACGCCGAGCACCACAACATGGCCACCATCGCGTCCTCGGCCACCAGCGTGCTGATCGCCCACATCGCCACCCTCACCCGCCGCATCCGCCTGGGCGCGGGCGGGGTGATGCTGCCCAACCACGCGCCGCTGACCATCGCCGAGCAGTTCGGCACCCTGGCCACGCTGCACCCCGACCGCATCGACCTGGGGCTGGGCCGCGCGCCCGGCAGCGACCAGAACACGATGCGGGCGCTGCGCCGCGACCCCGCCTCGGCCGACACCTTCCCCCAGGACGTGCTGGAGCTGCAGGGCTACCTCACCGGCAACTCCCGGATCCCCGGCGTGGACGCCATTCCCGGCAAGGGCACCAACGTGCCGCTGTACATCCTGGGGTCCTCCCTGTTCGGCGCCCGGCTCGCGGCGGCGCTGGGGCTGCCCTACTCCTTCGCCTCGCACTTCGCCCCGGCCGCGTTGCAGGAGGCCGTGGCGCTCTACCGGCGCGAGTTCAGCCCCTCCGACCAGCTCGCCGAGCCCTACGTGATCGCCGGCGTCAACGCCACCGCCGCCGACACCACCGAGCAGGCCAAGGAGCAGGCGCACCTGGCGCGGCGGCGCATGGCCGCCCAACTGCTGGCGCGCGGGCGGACGCTCACCCCCGAGGAGGCCGACGCCGCCCTCGACTCCCCGGCGGGCCGGCAGGTCATGCAGATGGCGACGTACTCGGCCGTGGGCACGCCCGGCGAGGTGCGCGAGTACCTCGCCTGGTTCGCCGGGCACGCCGAGGCCGACGAGCTGATCGTCGCGCCGCAGGCCGGGACCCTGGAGGGCCGGCTGCGGACCGTGGAACTCGTGGCCCAGGCCATGGAGGCCACGGCCGGCTGA
- a CDS encoding SDR family NAD(P)-dependent oxidoreductase, giving the protein MRWTMAAAAAGTAAVAATAWRALPRPADLTGHTALVTGGSRGLGLLIARELGTAGCRVLVCARSGDELDTAVDDLRGRGIDAHGLACDLRVEREIAALTARVSGEFGPLDILVNNAGIIRVGPAATMSDEDVAEALDLMFWAPYRLTRAFLPELRERSGRVVTVTSIGAKVSVPHLLPYSVGKFAEAAFAEGMDAETAGDVRFTTVVPGLMRTGSHMGAEFTGRPGAEYAWFALLSGLPVLSMDAERAARAIVRGMRQGRRYIVLTPAARVAMAAKGVAPGLVQTALRATGAVLPGGPEGRLETGEQARERTGPVLRLLTRLNDTASRRFNQVPRPRPEAEMPRPEAR; this is encoded by the coding sequence ATGCGCTGGACCATGGCCGCCGCGGCGGCCGGAACCGCGGCGGTGGCCGCGACCGCGTGGCGGGCCCTGCCCCGGCCCGCCGACCTCACCGGGCACACCGCCCTCGTCACCGGCGGATCGCGCGGACTGGGCCTGCTCATCGCGCGCGAGCTGGGCACCGCCGGCTGCCGGGTGCTGGTGTGCGCCCGCAGCGGCGACGAACTGGACACCGCGGTCGACGACCTGCGCGGGCGCGGGATCGACGCCCACGGGCTGGCCTGCGACCTGCGCGTGGAACGGGAGATCGCGGCGCTCACCGCCCGCGTCAGCGGCGAGTTCGGGCCGCTGGACATCCTGGTCAACAACGCCGGGATCATCCGCGTGGGGCCGGCCGCGACCATGAGCGACGAGGACGTCGCCGAGGCCCTGGACCTGATGTTCTGGGCGCCCTACCGGCTGACCCGCGCGTTCCTGCCCGAGCTGCGCGAGCGCTCCGGCCGCGTCGTCACCGTCACCTCGATCGGCGCCAAGGTCAGCGTGCCGCACCTGCTGCCCTACTCCGTCGGCAAGTTCGCCGAGGCGGCGTTCGCCGAGGGCATGGACGCCGAGACCGCCGGTGACGTGCGCTTCACGACCGTGGTCCCCGGCCTCATGCGCACCGGGTCGCACATGGGCGCGGAGTTCACGGGCCGCCCCGGCGCGGAGTACGCCTGGTTCGCACTGCTGTCGGGGCTGCCGGTGCTGTCCATGGACGCCGAGCGCGCGGCCCGCGCCATCGTGCGCGGGATGCGGCAGGGGCGGCGCTACATCGTGCTGACCCCGGCCGCGCGGGTGGCGATGGCGGCGAAGGGGGTCGCCCCCGGACTCGTCCAGACGGCGCTGCGCGCCACCGGGGCGGTGCTGCCGGGCGGCCCGGAGGGGCGGCTGGAGACCGGCGAGCAGGCGCGCGAGCGCACCGGGCCGGTGCTGCGGCTGCTGACCCGGCTCAACGACACCGCGAGCCGGCGGTTCAACCAGGTGCCGCGCCCGCGCCCGGAGGCGGAGATGCCGCGCCCCGAGGCGCGCTGA
- a CDS encoding SDR family oxidoreductase, which translates to MDPQPRDEMASYVGRGLLEGKTALITGGDSGIGRAVSVAFAKEGADVAVGYLSEDADAEHTADLVRREGRRCELIRGDVADEAHCTAMVERTVRELGTIDVLVAHAATQAPVDDFAELTTEQLRRTYEVNVFGVFWTLRAAAPHLASDASVIVTGSVNGLRGNKSLIDYATSKAAVMNLVHSLAQHYMDDGIRVNCVAPGPVWTPLIPATLEKDSVEGFGGQAPMGRAAQPDEIAPSYVFFASNKLSSYYTGEVLAPTGGEIQAG; encoded by the coding sequence ATGGACCCCCAGCCCCGCGACGAGATGGCCAGCTACGTCGGCCGCGGCCTGCTGGAGGGCAAGACCGCGCTCATCACCGGCGGCGACTCCGGTATCGGGCGCGCGGTGTCGGTGGCCTTCGCCAAGGAGGGCGCCGACGTCGCCGTCGGCTATCTCAGCGAGGACGCCGACGCCGAGCACACCGCCGACCTGGTGCGGCGCGAGGGCCGCCGCTGCGAGCTCATCCGCGGCGACGTGGCCGACGAGGCGCACTGCACCGCGATGGTCGAGCGCACCGTGCGCGAACTCGGGACGATCGACGTCCTGGTGGCCCACGCCGCCACGCAGGCGCCGGTGGACGACTTCGCCGAGCTGACCACCGAGCAGCTCCGCCGCACTTACGAGGTGAACGTCTTCGGCGTCTTCTGGACGCTGCGCGCGGCGGCGCCGCACCTGGCCTCCGACGCGTCGGTCATCGTCACCGGCTCGGTCAACGGCCTGCGCGGCAACAAGTCCCTCATCGACTACGCCACCAGCAAGGCGGCGGTCATGAACCTCGTGCACTCGCTGGCGCAGCACTACATGGACGACGGCATCCGGGTGAACTGCGTGGCGCCGGGGCCGGTGTGGACGCCGCTGATCCCGGCCACGCTGGAGAAGGACTCCGTCGAGGGCTTCGGCGGCCAGGCGCCCATGGGGCGCGCGGCCCAGCCCGACGAGATCGCGCCCTCCTACGTCTTCTTCGCCAGCAACAAGCTGTCGTCCTACTACACCGGGGAGGTGCTGGCGCCCACCGGCGGGGAGATCCAGGCCGGCTAG
- a CDS encoding zinc-dependent alcohol dehydrogenase, whose protein sequence is MRAVTWQGVEDVRTSEVPDPGIREPTDAVVEVTSTAICGSDLHLYSPLGTFMEPGDILGHEAMGVVREVGPEVTGIAPGDRVVMPFNISCGHCAMCRDRYYAQCETTQVREFGKGAALFGYTKLYGHVPGGQAEYLRVPQAHFGPIRVPEGPPDTRFLFLSDVLPTAWQAVAYADIPPGGSVAVIGLGPIGQMCARIALHQGAGEVFGVDEVPERLAMAERYGVSVVDGGAEDDPAAVIRDRTEGRGPHSVIDAVGMEAHGAPAGKAAQTAARLLPDAVSERLMQRAGVDRLSALHLAFDVVRRCGTVSISGVYGGQTDPLPMMDLFDKGVTIRMGQAHVRRWTDDILPLLVDPESDPLGVDDFTTHVMPLDRAAEAYDMFQHKRDGAVKVVLRPQAAA, encoded by the coding sequence ATGCGAGCGGTGACGTGGCAGGGCGTCGAGGACGTCCGGACCAGCGAGGTCCCCGACCCCGGGATCCGCGAGCCGACCGACGCGGTCGTCGAGGTGACCTCGACCGCCATCTGCGGTTCGGACCTGCACCTGTACTCGCCCCTGGGCACGTTCATGGAGCCCGGCGACATCCTCGGCCACGAGGCGATGGGCGTGGTGCGCGAGGTGGGGCCCGAGGTCACCGGCATCGCCCCCGGCGACCGCGTGGTGATGCCGTTCAACATCTCCTGCGGCCACTGCGCCATGTGCCGGGACCGCTACTACGCCCAGTGCGAGACCACGCAGGTCCGGGAGTTCGGCAAGGGCGCCGCGCTGTTCGGCTACACCAAGCTCTACGGGCACGTGCCCGGCGGGCAGGCGGAGTACCTGCGCGTGCCCCAGGCCCACTTCGGCCCGATCCGGGTGCCCGAGGGGCCGCCCGACACCCGCTTCCTGTTCCTCTCCGACGTGCTGCCCACCGCCTGGCAGGCCGTGGCCTACGCCGACATCCCGCCCGGCGGCTCGGTGGCGGTGATCGGGCTCGGCCCCATCGGCCAGATGTGCGCGCGCATCGCCCTGCACCAGGGCGCGGGAGAGGTGTTCGGCGTCGACGAGGTGCCCGAGCGGCTGGCCATGGCCGAGCGCTACGGGGTCAGCGTGGTCGACGGCGGCGCCGAGGACGACCCGGCGGCGGTCATCCGCGACCGCACCGAGGGGCGCGGACCGCACTCGGTGATCGACGCTGTCGGCATGGAGGCCCACGGCGCGCCGGCGGGCAAGGCCGCCCAGACGGCGGCGCGGCTGCTGCCCGACGCGGTGTCCGAGCGGCTCATGCAGCGCGCCGGGGTGGACCGGCTCTCGGCGCTGCACCTGGCCTTCGACGTGGTGCGCCGCTGCGGCACGGTGTCCATCAGCGGCGTCTACGGCGGGCAGACCGATCCGCTGCCGATGATGGACCTCTTCGACAAGGGCGTGACGATCCGGATGGGCCAGGCGCACGTGCGGCGCTGGACCGACGACATCCTGCCGCTGCTGGTCGACCCCGAATCCGACCCCCTGGGGGTGGACGACTTCACCACCCACGTGATGCCGCTGGACCGCGCCGCCGAGGCCTACGACATGTTCCAGCACAAGCGCGACGGCGCGGTCAAGGTGGTGCTCCGGCCGCAGGCGGCGGCATAG